The genomic region CGCCGTCCGCGTCGACCGCGGCCCCCACCGTCCCCTCCGGGGCCGCGCCGGCCGGGCCCGCGCGGCGGCCGTGACCGTGGTCCAACCGTCCTCGGGCTGCGCACCGTCCTCGGGCTGCGCACCGTGACCGGACTTCGACGGTGACCGGACTTCGGTCGTGACCGGGGCTCGGCCGTGAGCGAGGGGCGGCTCACGGATCTCGGCTACGCGCTGGGCTGGCGCGGCGTGCGGCTGCTGCCGGAACCGGTCGCCGCCGCGGCGTTCCGGCTGGGCGCCGACGCGGCCTACCGGCGCGGCGGGCGGGGGGTGCGCCGGCTGCGGGCAAACCTGAGCCGGGTGGCACCGCCCGGCACCGACCTGGATCGGCTCACCCGGGCGGCGATGCGCTCCTACGCGCGCTACTGGCTCGAGGTCTTCCGCCTGCGCGAGCTCGGTACCGAGCGGATCGTCGGCCGGATGCGGGTCCTCGACGAGCACCTGCTGCGTGACGCGCACGCCCGCGGCACCGGCACGATCCTGGCGCTGCCACACATGGGCAACTGGGAGCAGGCCGGCGCCTGGCTCGCGGCGACGGGCGTCCCGTTCACCACGGTCGCCGAGCGGCTGCGGCCCGAGTCGCTGTTCGAGCGCTTCGTCGCGTTCCGCTCCGAGCTCGGGATGGAGGTCATCCCGCTGACCGGCGGTGAGAGCCCGCCGTTCGGCCTGCTGGCCGACCGGCTGCGGGCCGGCGGAATGCTGTGCCTGCTCGCCGACCGCGACCTGTCCCGCGCGGGCATCGGCGTGCGGTTCTTCGGCGCCCCGGCGACGATGCCCGGCGGACCCGCCGCGCTCACGCTGGCCACCGGGGCGACGCTGCTGCCGGTCACGCTCTGGTTCGACTCGGACGGCTGGAGCGCGCGGATCCACCCCCCGGTGCGGCCGAGCGACGTCGCGACGATGACCCAGGACCTCGCCGACGCCTTCGCCGCCGGCATCGCCGCCCACCCCGCCGACTGGCACATGCTCCAGCGCGTCTGGCGCGACGAGGCGTGAGCCCGCCCGGTCGCGCCACGGCGGCGCCGTGAAGATCGGCCTGGCCTGCCCCTACACCTGGGACGTCCCCGGCGGGGTCCAGGTCCACGTGCGGGACCTCGCCGAGACCCTGCTCGCGGCGGGGCACGAGGTCTCCGTCATCACCCCCGTCGACGACGAGCAGACCCTGCCGTCCCACGCCGTCGACGCCGGTCGGGCACTGCCCGTGCCGTACAACGGCTCGGTCGCCCGGCTGCTGATGGGCCCGGTCTCCGCCGCCCGGGTCCGCCGCTGGCTGCGCGAGCACGACTTCGACGTCCTGCACGTGCACGAGCCCAGCGCGCCGAGCGTCAGCCTGCTGGCCTGCATGCTCGCCGACGGGCCGATCGTGGCGACCTTCCACACCGCCAACCCCCGCTCCCGGTTCCTGACCGCCGCGCAGGGCGCGCTGCAGCCGTCCTTCGAGAAGCTGCGTGCCCGCATCGCCGTGTCCGAGGCGGCGCGGCGCACGCTGGTGGAGCATCTCGGCGCCGACGCCATCCTGATCCCGAACGGGGTCGCGGTGCAGCACTTCGCCGACGCCCGGCCGCTGCCCGGCTACGACGACGGGCGGCCCACCGTCGCCTTCCTCGGCCGCATCGACGAGCCGCGCAAGGGCCTCGACGTGCTGCTGGCCGCGATGCCGGCGCTCGCCGCCCGGATCGACGACGTGCGCCTGCTCGTCGCC from Frankia alni ACN14a harbors:
- a CDS encoding phosphatidylinositol mannoside acyltransferase; translated protein: MSEGRLTDLGYALGWRGVRLLPEPVAAAAFRLGADAAYRRGGRGVRRLRANLSRVAPPGTDLDRLTRAAMRSYARYWLEVFRLRELGTERIVGRMRVLDEHLLRDAHARGTGTILALPHMGNWEQAGAWLAATGVPFTTVAERLRPESLFERFVAFRSELGMEVIPLTGGESPPFGLLADRLRAGGMLCLLADRDLSRAGIGVRFFGAPATMPGGPAALTLATGATLLPVTLWFDSDGWSARIHPPVRPSDVATMTQDLADAFAAGIAAHPADWHMLQRVWRDEA
- a CDS encoding glycosyltransferase family 4 protein, producing MKIGLACPYTWDVPGGVQVHVRDLAETLLAAGHEVSVITPVDDEQTLPSHAVDAGRALPVPYNGSVARLLMGPVSAARVRRWLREHDFDVLHVHEPSAPSVSLLACMLADGPIVATFHTANPRSRFLTAAQGALQPSFEKLRARIAVSEAARRTLVEHLGADAILIPNGVAVQHFADARPLPGYDDGRPTVAFLGRIDEPRKGLDVLLAAMPALAARIDDVRLLVAGPGDAAAVRARLDPQLRSRVELLGLVSDADKPRVFASGQVYCAPNTGQESFGIVLLEAMAAGTAVVASDIDAFRRVLDDGRAGRLFDVGDPAQLAATLADVLTDPVGAAGLIRRGRKVVETYDWRTIAERIVGVYEMVSGDRRVSLAPA